The nucleotide sequence GCGGCCGTCAGTGATTATTCCATTGATCATCTGGAAGTGGATGGACAGTCTTTCCGCCCGTTTGAGGTGAAAAAAGTCAGCTCGGAATCCGACAAGATGAGCATTCACCTAAAGCGCAACCACAAGATTGTGGACCGTCTGAAGGAATATTCCAAAAACAAGGACTTGAAAGTGATTGCGTTCAAACTGACCAGTCACGCCAGTCCTGAACAACGCACACACGCAGTGGAAAAGCTTTTTGCCAATTCCCACGCCGACTTCGTCGTTCACAATGATTTAAGCGAAATTGATATCGTCAACCGCACCCACAAATTCACCCTGTTCAATCACGAAGGCTTTGTTGCCTGTGAAAATCTGGATCAACTGACCAGTGAACTGATTCGTGTGGTTCTGCCAAAGGATACTGTATGATTTTATGTCTTGATGTGGGTAACACCCAGATTTACGCTGGACTTTTTGACAAGGACAAGATGGTTCTTTCCTTCCGTCGCAGTTCCAAAAGCGGAGCTTCGTCAGATGAAACCGGAATTTTCCTGCGTACGGCAATCCGTGAAAACGGTTTTGACCCGACCAAGGTAAAACAAATCGCCATCTGCAGTGTTGTGCCGGAAGTGATCTATTCCCTGCGCGGCGCCTGCATGAAGTATTTCGATATCAATCCGTTCATCCTGCAGGCCGGGGTTAAAACCGGTCTTAAGATCAAGTACAGAAACCCACTGGAAGTCGGTGCGGATCGTATCGCCAATTCCATTGCGGCAACTCACCTGTATCCTGGGAAAAACCTGATTCTGGTGGATCTGGGAACCGCAACCACCTTCTGCGCAGTCAGCAAGGACAAGGACTATCTGGGTGGCAGTATTGTCGCCGGTATGCGCCTGTGCATGGAGGCTTTGGAAAGCAAAACGGCCAAGCTGCCATCTGTGGAAATCGTGTCCATGCATGAAGCTCTGGGCCGCGCGACCATCGAAAGTATCCAGTCCGGTCTGTACTATGGCCATCTGGGCACCATCAAGGAACTGACCGAAAGAATCACCAAAGAATGTTTCCAAGGGGAACGTCCGATGGTGATTGGCACCGG is from Bdellovibrio bacteriovorus str. Tiberius and encodes:
- a CDS encoding type III pantothenate kinase; its protein translation is MILCLDVGNTQIYAGLFDKDKMVLSFRRSSKSGASSDETGIFLRTAIRENGFDPTKVKQIAICSVVPEVIYSLRGACMKYFDINPFILQAGVKTGLKIKYRNPLEVGADRIANSIAATHLYPGKNLILVDLGTATTFCAVSKDKDYLGGSIVAGMRLCMEALESKTAKLPSVEIVSMHEALGRATIESIQSGLYYGHLGTIKELTERITKECFQGERPMVIGTGGFSYLFEKEKVFDEIVPDLVLKGMLIALQHNA